In Erigeron canadensis isolate Cc75 chromosome 7, C_canadensis_v1, whole genome shotgun sequence, one DNA window encodes the following:
- the LOC122608772 gene encoding uncharacterized protein LOC122608772 gives MEQLKYFPHHEHALHLVYLLTENRHKEDSDSENSDDEEDGRDDFVVEEQQHGGKCNMCKEDIYSFHVCHYEYERCEDYSLHKFCAELPLTLKNHHLHPAHDLTFVDIWWLTTYERNGCGVCKDNRTHDDMYYCSICDFNMDIICATLSQQKMVNPSHPGHQLERMMGTMISKCHACDNEHKGTFYHCPTCVWFGRIHLDCALLPAKVSIQQATDDSFTHSHPLTLAYSFPFVDHAKQHYPGCRVCGSGFIYTLWLYKCDKCRYYAHVDCATSKKEPFMSIFLKQGGSSTFFVLLVTTRLVLHRHFEHSLVVMFVAYLPFLACATNVLNSCTTQVVFLSCFATKVLFATKVLIATKVFSRHEGLTCH, from the exons ATGGAGCAACTTAAGTACTTTCCGCATCATGAACATGCGCTCCATCTTGTCTATCTCCTTACGGAAAACCGCCACAAAGAAGACTCTGACAGCGAAAactctgatgatgaggaagatggCAGAGATGATTTCGTGGTAGAAGAGCAGCAGCATGGTGGCAAATGCAATATGTGTAAAGAAGATATCTATTCATTTCATGTGTGCCACTATGAGTACGAGAGGTGCGAGGACTACTCGCTACACAAATTCTGTGCAGAACTGCCCTTAACTTTGAAAAATCATCACTTACATCCGGCCCACGATCTTACCTTTGTCGACATATGGTGGCTTACTACTTATGAAAGGAACGGGTGTGGTGTCTGCAAAGATAATCGTACCCATGACGACATGTACTATTGTTCCATTTGCGATTTCAACATGGATATAATTTGTGCTACTTTGTCCCAACAAAAGATGGTCAACCCAAGTCATCCTGGTCACCAACTTGAACGAATGATGGGGACGATGATATCAAAGTGTCATGCTTGTGATAATGAGCATAAGGGAACCTTCTATCATTGTCCCACTTGTGTTTGGTTCGGCCGGATTCATCTGGATTGTGCTCTGCTGCCTGCAAAGGTATCGATCCAACAAGCTACTGATGATTCTTTTACTCATTCTCACCCGCTCACCCTAGCTTATTCCTTTCCGTTTGTTGATCATGCAAAACAACATTATCCTGGGTGCAGAGTTTGTGGTTCCGGCTTCATATATACCTTGTGGCTTTACAAATGCGATAAGTGTCGGTACTATGCACATGTCGATTGTGCGACTTCAAAGAAAGAGCCGTTTATGTCCATCTTCTTGAAACAAG GCGGGTCTTCAACTTTCTTTGTCTTGCTCGTTACAACAAGGCTGGTTCTTCATCGCCATTTCGAACATTCCCTTGTTGTCATGTTTGTTGCTTACTTGCCTTTTCTTGCTTGTGCCACAAATGTTTTAAATTCTTGTACCACACAAGTCGTTTTTCTTTCTTGCTTTGCCACTAAGGTCTTATTTGCCACGAAGGTCTTGATTGCCACTAAGGTCTTTTCTCGCCACGAAGGACTTACGTGCCACTAA
- the LOC122608771 gene encoding uncharacterized protein LOC122608771, with the protein MCKEDIYSFHLCYYECERCEDYSLHKFCAELPLTLKNHHLHPAHDLTFVDRWWLTTYKRNGCGVCKDNSTHDDGRFIVYNCSICEFYMDINCATLSQQKMVHPSHPDHQLERMMGTMISKCHACDNEHKGTFYHCPTCVWFGRIHLDCALLPAKLSIQQVTDDAFTHPHPLTLAYSFPLVDYAKQHYPRCRVCSSYFNYFSWLYKCDKCRYYAHVDCATSKKEPFMSIFWKQANNKENDGDEMINHFGHQHPLVLFNTTTTETSLIISKSVSLLLHNPMERIQLLCDGCVRPITTVPFYKCCLQQQENNNCSFVLHTWCATMLPSEIRDHPGHLQHSSVLALVTRRIIPANIFHCGICELPCNGFSYRCCTANCDFRVDINCAFIPQEITHEAHPNHLLSLVKFPIGYGDYQCVGCTYLLRRNQLMYHCPSCNFYLHSKCALLLPKIVRHKYADRHHPLTLRYEPVENHPSKYFCDICETEFNSLRWFYHCSTTCDASMHSACAPVILQCEKAVYSLYQNSVFEFLNVKFGGSFKTGHHPHRFTFDQGISDDGGCKVCGCRLQYKMIFKCFECKFAFHHDWCASIYARRRAGI; encoded by the exons ATGTGTAAAGAAGATATCTATTCATTTCATCTGTGCTACTATGAGTGCGAGAGGTGCGAGGACTACTCGCTACACAAATTCTGTGCAGAACTGCCCTTAACTTTGAAAAATCATCACTTACATCCAGCCCACGATCTTACCTTTGTCGACAGATGGTGGCTTACTACTTATAAAAGGAACGGGTGTGGTGTCTGCAAAGATAATAGTACCCATGATGATGGCAGATTTATTGTTTACAATTGTTCTATTTGCGAGTTCTACATGGATATAAATTGTGCTACTTTGTCCCAACAAAAGATGGTCCACCCAAGTCATCCTGATCACCAACTTGAACGAATGATGGGGACGATGATATCAAAGTGTCATGCTTGTGATAATGAGCATAAGGGGACCTTCTATCATTGTCCCACTTGTGTTTGGTTCGGCCGGATTCATCTAGATTGTGCTCTGCTGCCTGCCAAGTTATCGATCCAACAAGTTACTGATGATGCTTTTACTCATCCTCACCCGCTCACCCTGGCTTATTCCTTTCCGTTAGTTGATTATGCAAAACAACATTATCCTCGGTGCAGAGTTTGTAGTTCCTACTTCAATTATTTCTCGTGGCTTTACAAATGCGATAAATGTCGCTACTATGCACATGTCGATTGTGCGACTTCAAAGAAAGAGCCTTTCATGTCCATCTTCTGGAAACAAG ctaaTAATAAAGAAAACGATGGCGACGAGATGATCAACCACTTTGGTCATCAACACCCCCTCGTTTTGTTCAACACTACTACTACAGAAACATCCCTCATTATTAGCAAATCGGTTTCTCTACTACTTCACAACCCCATGGAAAGAATCCAATTGTTATGTGATGGATGTGTGAGGCCAATCACGACGGTGCCATTCTACAAGTGTTGCCTCCAGCAACAAGAAAACAACAACTGCAGCTTTGTTCTTCATACATGGTGTGCCACGATGCTACCCTCTGAGATACGAGACCACCCGGGACATCTACAACATTCTTcagtacttgctctcgttacAAGAAGAATCATCCCTGCTAACATCTTCCATTGTGGCATTTGCGAGTTACCTTGCAATGGTTTCTCATATAGATGTTGCACGGCTAACTGTGATTTTCGTGTTGATATAAATTGTGCCTTTATACCTCAAGAAATCACACATGAAGCTCACCCGAATCATCTTCTCTCACTAGTAAAGTTCCCTATAGGATATGGTGACTACCAATGCGTTGGATGCACCTATCTTCTTAGACGGAACCAGCTTATGTACCATTGCCCATCTTGCAACTTCTACTTGCATAGTAAGTGTGCTCTCTTACTGCCCAAAATCGTAAGGCATAAATATGCTGATAGGCATCATCCATTGACCTTGAGATACGAGCCAGTTGAGAACCATCCTAGTAAATACTTCTGTGACATTTGTGAGACGGAATTTAACTCTCTTAGGTGGTTCTATCATTGTAGTACCACATGTGATGCATCTATGCATTCTGCTTGCGCACCCGTGATTCTTCAATGCGAGAAAGCTGTATATTCCCTGTATCAGAATTCTGTGTTTGAGTTTCTGAATGTGAAGTTTGGAGGGAGTTTTAAGACTGGCCATCATCCACACCGTTTCACCTTTGATCAAGGGATATCGGATGATGGTGGGTGCAAAGTGTGTGGTTGCCGATTACAGTACAAGATGATCTTTAAGTGCTTCGAGTGCAAGTTTGCATTTCATCATGATTGGTGTGCTTCGATATATGCACGTCGTCGAGCAGGTATTTAA
- the LOC122608775 gene encoding uncharacterized protein LOC122608775 — MEQLKYFPHHEHALRLVYLCTENRHKEDSDNENSNDEEDGGDDFVVEEQQHGGKCNMCKEDIYSFHVCYYECERCEDYSLHKFCAELPLTLKNHHLHPAHDLTFVDRRWLTTYERNGCGVCKDNRTHDDGRFIGYNCSICEFYMDINCATLSQQKMVHPSHPDHQLERMMRTMISKCHACDNEHKGTFYHCPTCVWFGWIHLDCILLPTKLSIQLTTDDAFTHPHPLTLAYSFPYVDNEKQHYPRCRVCSSYFNYFSWLYKCDKCRYYAHVDCATSKKEPFMSIFLKHGLGKTFKNFQDYDHPNLLKCPFPDESHNLLTHKFSSQIKQDFLLLLANNKENDGDEMINHFGHQHPLVLFNTTTTETSLIISKSVSLLLHNPMERIQLLCDGCVKPITTVPFYKCCLQQQENNNCSFVLHTWCATMLPSEIRDHPGHPQHSSVLALVTRRIIPANIFYCGICELPCNGFSYRCRTANCDFRVDINCAFIPQEITHEAHPNHLLSLVKFPIGYGDYQCVGCAYLLRRNQLMYHCPSCNFYLHSKCALLLPKIVRHKYADRHHPLTLRYEPVENHPSEYFCDICETEFNSLRWFYHCSTTCDASMHSACAPVILQCEKAVYSLYQNSVFEFLNVKFGGSFKTGHHPHRFTFDQGISDDGGCKVCGCRLQYKMIFKCFECKFAFHHDWCASIYARRRAGI; from the exons ATGGAGCAACTTAAATACTTCCCGCATCATGAACATGCACTCCGTCTTGTCTATCTCTGTACGGAAAACCGCCACAAAGAAGACTCTGACAACGAAAACTCTAATGATGAGGAAGATGGCGGAGATGATTTTGTGGTAGAAGAGCAGCAGCATGGTGGCAAATGCAATATGTGTAAAGAAGATATCTATTCATTTCATGTGTGCTACTATGAGTGCGAGAGGTGCGAGGACTACTCGCTACACAAGTTCTGTGCAGAACTGCCCTTAACTTTGAAAAATCATCACTTACATCCAGCCCACGATCTTACCTTTGTCGACAGACGGTGGCTTACTACTTATGAAAGGAACGGGTGTGGTGTCTGCAAAGATAATCGTACCCATGATGATGGGAGATTTATTGGATACAATTGTTCTATTTGCGAGTTCTACATGGATATAAATTGTGCTACTTTGTCCCAACAAAAGATGGTCCACCCAAGTCATCCTGATCACCAACTTGAACGGATGATGAGGACGATGATATCAAAGTGTCATGCTTGTGATAATGAACATAAGGGAACCTTCTATCATTGTCCCACTTGTGTTTGGTTCGGCTGGATTCATCTAGATTGTATTTTGCTGCCTACCAAGTTATCGATCCAACTAACTACTGATGATGCTTTTACTCATCCTCACCCGCTCACCCTGGCTTATTCCTTTCCCTATGTCGATAATGAAAAACAACATTATCCTCGGTGCAGAGTTTGTAGTTCCTACTTCAATTATTTCTCGTGGCTTTACAAATGTGATAAATGTCGCTACTATGCACATGTCGATTGTGCGACTTCAAAGAAAGAGCCGTTCATGTCCATCTTCTTGAAACATG GCCTTGGGAAAACTTTTAAGAATTTCCAAGATTATGATCATCCTAATCTGCTCAAATGCCCTTTTCCTGATGAAAGTCACAACCTATTGACGCACAAATTTTCCAGCCAAATCAAGCAggactttttattattattagctaaTAATAAAGAAAACGATGGCGACGAGATGATCAACCACTTTGGTCATCAACACCCCCTCGTTTTGTTCAACACTACTACTACAGAAACATCCCTCATTATTAGCAAATCGGTTTCTCTACTACTTCACAACCCCATGGAAAGAATCCAATTGTTATGTGATGGATGTGTGAAGCCAATCACGACGGTGCCATTCTACAAGTGTTGCCTCCAGCAGCAAGAAAACAACAACTGCAGCTTTGTTCTTCATACATGGTGTGCCACGATGCTACCCTCTGAGATACGAGACCACCCGGGACATCCACAACATTCTTCAGTACTGGCTCTCGTTACAAGAAGAATCATCCCTGCTAACATCTTCTATTGTGGCATTTGCGAGTTACCTTGCAATGGTTTCTCATATAGATGCCGCACGGCTAACTGTGATTTTCGTGTTGATATAAATTGTGCCTTTATACCTCAAGAAATCACACATGAAGCTCACCCGAATCATCTTCTCTCACTAGTAAAGTTCCCTATAGGATATGGTGACTACCAATGCGTTGGATGCGCCTATCTTCTTAGACGGAACCAGCTTATGTACCATTGCCCATCTTGCAACTTCTACTTGCATAGTAAGTGTGCTCTCTTACTGCCCAAAATCGTAAGGCATAAATATGCTGATAGGCATCATCCATTGACCTTGAGATACGAGCCAGTTGAGAACCATCCTAGTGAATACTTCTGTGACATTTGTGAGACGGAATTTAACTCTCTTAGGTGGTTCTATCATTGTAGTACCACATGTGATGCATCTATGCATTCCGCTTGCGCACCCGTGATTCTTCAATGCGAGAAAGCTGTATATTCCCTGTATCAGAATTCTGTGTTTGAGTTTCTGAATGTGAAGTTTGGAGGGAGTTTTAAGACTGGTCATCATCCACACCGTTTCACCTTTGATCAAGGGATATCGGATGATGGTGGGTGCAAAGTGTGTGGTTGCCGATTACAATACAAGATGATCTTTAAGTGCTTCGAGTGCAAGTTTGCATTTCATCATGATTGGTGTGCTTCGATATATGCACGTCGTCGAGCAGGTATTTAA
- the LOC122608504 gene encoding putative RNA polymerase II subunit B1 CTD phosphatase RPAP2 homolog, whose protein sequence is MSKTSTSLPVLVKDVVHKIQLCLLDGIKSETQLSVAASLLSKSDYNDVVTERSIAQMCGYPLCTNSLPCLSPPKKGRYRISLKEHKVYDLLETRMYCSTQCIVDSRTYAESLEDERSLDLDRGKIDKVVKLFEGLSLKNEMGLGDKNDDFGMGKLSIKEKEDASIGIVSMEEWVGPSNAIEGYVPQHDRKRPGSKLKDSKVKSEEQGIFDEMNFMSTIITQEDGYSISKVPSGDSKEKKNSKGTNDKLIVHGGSLRKTQKKLETRSNDNKNKECEIVSNNKSKVHEFPSTDVSVMERAKSSICDKEAEPSCSRLKSSLKSSEANKTNRSVTWADEKSDGTANQTHSGFSRTEKEKEKNMVFDIVDEGVSEADHAFRFASAEACAEALSKAATAVASGELDVPDAFSEAGIVILPPPLDDNEAISEGAVDPEPAPLKWPKKTGIVEADFLDSEDSWFDSPPEEFVLELSPFATMFMSLFAWTSSSTLAYVYGRDDSFHEDYASVNGREYPQKVMLSDGRSSEIKRTLAGCLARALPGLVQDLRLPTPVSTIEFGMGGLLETMSFFDPLPALRSKQWQVIVLLFVEALAVCRIPAVAPHLTNKRSFFQKVFDDGQINRDEYEVLKDLILPLGRSPQLATQSGA, encoded by the exons ATGTCAAAAACATCGACATCATTACCGGTACTTGTGAAAGACGTAGTTCACAAGATTCAGTTATGTCTACTAGATGGTATAAAATCCGAAACCCAGTTATCCGTAGCTGCTTCTTTGCTCTCCAAGTCCGATTATAATGATGTTGTAACCGAACGATCGATTGCTCAAATGTGTGGCTACCCGCTTTGCACAAACTCATTGCCTTGCTTGTCGCCTCCAAAGAAGGGCAGATACCGTATTTCTTTGAAAGAGCACAAGGTTTATGACCTTTTGGAAACGCGCATGTACTGCTCCACCCAATGCATAGTTGACAGCCGGACGTATGCTGAAAGTTTAGAGGATGAACGGTCTTTGGATCTTGATAGAGGGAAAATTGATAAAGTGGTGAAGCTGTTTGAAGGTTTGAGTTTGAAGAACGAAATGGGTTTGGGGGACAAGAATGATGATTTTGGAATGGGTAAATTGTCGATTAAGGAGAAGGAAGATGCAAGTATTGGCATTGTGTCTATGGAAGAATGGGTTGGCCCTTCAAATGCAATTGAAGGTTATGTTCCACAGCATGACCGCAAAAGGCCGG GATCTAAATTGAAAGATTCCAAGGTCAAAAGTGAAGAACAGGGCATCtttgatgaaatgaatttcatgaGTACCATAATAACTCAAGAAGACGGATATAGCATATCTAAAGTACCTTCTGGCGattcaaaagagaaaaagaatagTAAGGGGACTAATGATAAGTTGATCGTGCATGGTGGTTCATTACGTAAGACGCAAAAAAAGCTTGAGACTAGATCAAATGACAACAAGAATAAAGAGTGTGAAATTGTCTCAAATAATAAGTCAAAGGTTCATGAATTTCCTTCCACTGATGTGAGTGTTATGGAAAGGGCGAAATCATCTATATGTGATAAAGAAGCTGAACCAAGTTGTAGTCGGCTCAAATCTTCTCTGAAGTCTTCAGAGGCAAATAAAACAAATCGGTCTGTCACTTGGGCTGATGAAAAATCTGATGGCACGGCCAATCAAACACACTCTGGATTCAGTAGGActgaaaaggaaaaggaaaagaacatgGTTTTTGACATTGTGGACGAGGGTGTTAGTGAGGCTGATCATGCATTCCGATTTGCATCAGCAGAGGCATGTGCTGAAGCTCTGAGCAAAGCAGCAACTGCTGTTGCTTCTGGGGAATTGGATGTTCCGGATGCTT TTTCGGAAGCTGGAATTGTGATACTGCCACCTCCcctcgatgataatgaagccaTATCTGAGGGTGCAGTTGATCCAGAACCAGCCCCATTGAAATGGCCTAAGAAAACTGGTATCGTAGAAGCCGATTTTTTGGATTCTGAGGATTCTTGGTTTGATAGTCCACCGGAAGAGTTTGTTTTAGAA CTATCACCATTTGCAACAATGTTCATGTCGTTGTTTGCATGGACTTCCTCATCTACATTGGCATATGTATATGGACGTGATGATAGCTttcatgaagattatgcatCTGTTAATGGGAGGGAATATCCACAGAAAGTCATGTTGTCAGATGGCAGATCATCTGAAATAAAGCGAACTCTTGCTGGTTGTCTTGCTCGTGCTTTGCCAGGGCTTGTTCAGGATCTTAGACTTCCGACTCCAGTTTCTACCATTGAATTTGGGATG GGTGGCCTATTGGAGACAATGTCCTTTTTTGACCCACTTCCTGCTCTGAGATCGAAACAATGGCAGGTGATTGTTCTTTTGTTTGTAGAGGCTCTTGCAGTGTGTCGAATCCCTGCAGTAGCACCACATTTGACAAATAAAAGAAGCTTCTTTCAGAAG GTGTTTGATGATGGTCAAATAAATAGAGATGAATATGAAGTTTTGAAGGATTTGATACTTCCATTAGGACGATCCCCTCAATTAGCCACACAGAGTGGAGCTTAG